The DNA region ataattggatAAAGTTGTAAGTcaaattctattatatatttaatataataaaatcaattattttgtatattaatgGGAAGTGAAAAAAATGTAagcataaaattaatataataagataaataattatatttggcttaaactatttatattaaatattcaacAAGTCGATCTTAACTTCcagaaaattatttgaaaaagtaaGTACATATGTATACAAATTTGTGTTAATTTCAGCCTACTCAAATTTTAAGAGTTTTGTGCATTGCTACTTATTTCAgttaatacttaatattttgatgtaagtttaacttcttcttttttgctTAAAACTTATAACtatattaatgttataactTGTATCAATAAATTTTTACCATAAATTTATAAGAGCAAGGCATTCATGAGTGACAGAAAATGAAAGTGAACATATAATATgcatgacatatatatatacatatcaaCCAAATACATATGAAAGATGATTAGAGTGGTGAATAGTGAGCCTCACGAGAGTGTAACGCAAAGCATTCAATGGGGAACCctaagaattattatttatgactATCTACCTTAGACTAAAGTTGCACTTATTCTTCCCTTCACGTGCACCATATATTGGTTTTTGGGTCCGATAAGAAAccgataatatatatatatatatatatatatatatatatatatatatatatatatatatatatatatatatatatatatatatatatatatatatatatatatatatatatatatatatatatatatatcttcgaAAACTACTATATTTGTCGATTATCTCATTCgaatattgatttaattatacgttttttatacatatatatgctTTGTACATTCATCTTCTCTTCTCTCTAAATCTTTCCTAACCCTAAAGATTTAAGCATTTGTCATGTCTCACATAGCAGTAGAGAGAAATAGGAGAAGGCAGATGAATGAACATCTCAAGGTCCTTCGATCCCTCACTCCTTGCTTCTACATCAAGAGGGTAAGATGATTAAAAACAACACatacaaataaaacataactatgATCGATCTATTTGTTTTGTGATGTGAATCATGTGATGTGAATTAATTGATAATTGTTAGGGAGATCAAGCATCAATAATTGCGGGGGTGGTGGAGTTCATAAAAGAGTTGCATCTAGTGCTTCAATCTTTGGAGTCCAAGAAACAAAGGAAGAGCATCAgtcctaaacctaaacctaaacctaactCTAACCCTAGTCCGAGGTTATCCCTAGTTCCTCAACTCGCACCAGCTCCTCGTGATATCATTAATCCAATCATTTTGTTTGGATTAGTTCACGAGAGTAATAATATTGGTAACAACGTGAAAGAGTTTGTTGCGTCTTGCAACTCACCCGTGGCTGATGTTGAGGCTAAAATCTCAGGCTCTAATGTTATTTTGAGAACATTTTCAAGGCGAAATCCTGGTCAGGTGGTTAAGATTATCAGTGTTCTGGAAAAGTTTTCTTTTGAGATACTTAACTTGAACATTAGTAGCATGGAGGACACGGTTCTTTACTCCTTTGTTGCCAAGGTATGTGACTgtgagattatttatatttagatgTAGTTTTCTACCTATATAGACATGATAATATCGAAAAAAAGCTATTATTTGTTTCATAATAATTAAGCTTAATATGCTAGATTTGAAGTTGGAGTAGCTATATTGTTTTGAAACCTAATGTTGTCACATTTTATGCATATCATTTAAGATGGTTACATCACATGCAACTAAAACTTCAATCTTCAGTGAAATGGTTGAGTGATACTAATTTGGTTTGAAGACTAAAGAGCTTAATTAGGAAGGCAACCAATGTTACACATAAAATACATCCTTTTTTAAAATGAGACTCCCAAAATGATTGATTGCAATTATGAAAATATACTAAGTGATTAGAGAAAAAATGACTCATTTTTTTCATGGCCACGCCCAAAGTTGGAGATGAATAGACATGTCAATAGCTTGCGAGTACGATAATGTTCTCCTTCTCAAAGGTTCCATGAGAAGTCTCGAGCAAGAACCCGGATGAAGAAACATATATGAGGGTCCTTTCATTGACGAGTCGGAATATTGTTGGTTGAAGAAGACAGTTATTAGTGTTTTAGATAATTAGTGGCCTAAAGGAAGATTCAAAGAAGACATTGCAAGACATTCTTCCTATTTATTTGTAGGAAACAATCCTTTTCAATCAACAATCCTGATGTTTTTGGTTTTCCTTAAGATGGTTTCTCTTATtctttttttgggtttttttttattttctttatgatGTTTCGTTTTTAGAATTTGATGTTTTATTCTTTTTAGTAGTTTCACTTTGATCACTTATGATAAGTCATGTTACAATTTGGTTTTATTTGAGCATACGGTAACAATGATCTTCACATAACCAATGTTTAATCAAAAGCACCtgtcatttttcaaaatcttacCAAATAGATACGGTAGTGAGTtagttaaagttaaaaaaactaGAGTTTAATTCTTCTATCCTCAATTCCtcatagagttttttttttctatgtttATCAAGCTTTTATTTAGCCATCTTAGCTTCCTTTTCCATCATTGATTTCACTAAAAGTCTACTTtgtaatttcctaattttttcaatataattcactTTTCGAATGAAATAttcatttagttttttttctttattttcaaaaccaCCTAGCTACTCCAACTTCAAATTCTGGATTTGTCTATATTTACAAGTTTCAGCTAACATGTTTCTCAACTGACCCGGTTATTTGTTACTTTatcattttctattattatttatcttaatttataatatatttttaatatttttaaaatagatcaAATGAGATCCTATATTACGAAATCTTTTTATATGAGAGGGCACATAGACGGTTTCGTAATATAGAATTCGACTGAAAGTTGTCTCATACATGTATATATACTTTTGGTTGCATGCAGATAAGGCTGGACTGCCGACTAAGCGTAGAAGAACTAGCTTTTGAAGTTCAGCAAAGCTTTTCATCCGATATTTTGcagcttaattaattaattattagacatgaataattaatcattaactATAATATAAACATGGAaatgcttttatatatatatatatatatatatatatatataatatatgttaaattaattgcATGCTACtacacactaataatataattaggGAGCCCTTGAAGTTTATTCCACACAATATTGCACggttgtttttatattttattgttgataaaattttaattttatttttaatcatttctttatatatttttattatttaatttaataaagtattattttcatattaaaaaaaactttgaagATTACCAACTCCAACCAATCATACTCAATTTTAAAACTTACAGcagattaaataaaattcaaatcgCGATATGATAGAGTAATGTTAGTCACCCCGAACTAGAAATGAACTAGAATTAGGCCTTGTTGGGTaggagtttttcaaataatcctatacaaatcaaacatcatttaacTCTTTCTTATCAATCACAACACTCAATTCATTActcaaaattgtaaaatactctctatttaaattattattttttattttatttatatatatcaataaattttaagttgttttaccaaaaataattattacctcAACAAAATCAACACcattattcaattttttctaagtattgAAGAACAAGCTCTTTGAACTAAActcatgaataaaaaaatattcacattAGATGAtaataaactcaaataaaaataaaatatatgtaataatatttcattcttGATTATTCACGCAATTCATTCATTCGCTTTAAATCCAATCAATCACATAAAACccaaacaaatatgaatcaataaTCATGGTAGCACAATTCCCTCAATTGCAAGCTACGTACCAGCTGTAAGAGATAGTTTGAGGTgagttttttcttttgatatttCGTTTATAAAAAATCTACATATCAggtattctttttttttaccatttaaaTCACTTTGGGTCTTGTTTCGTTTCAGGTTATTTTAATAaccataacaaaaaaaacaactgttttgtaataaaatacctcttattttatattttatcattatatattaatactttttaagtcatttaacaaaaaaaaaaatactcatttctttaaaattatcacaaattaatcattattttttcaaataatcaagttattaattatattaacccAAAGTCCAAACAAGTCCTTAGTTTATcaaccaaattatttttattatatttttacaagtttaaatttgaaaaaaaaaaaaaaaaattgacctgCCTATATGCctatatatttgagttataatcctaattaatttttggTAGACTATTTGATTAGAGAAAAGTAGTCGAACTTTCAATTATCATAGTCGTTCGAttcatatcattcataatactattattacgACGTTTTCTGATATTTGTTCAGAAAAATTAATAGAGTCTGTcgaaaaattaattgtttttttcgaAAACTTACGACGATAACTTATTAagtacttttttattttttattcatgtcATATTTGTTGTGGACCGTGtggttaaataatttttttcattttaatatagatgaatttttttaaaaataataataataataataatagtaacttaaatattttaaatttaaataacttactttatttatttttcaacaaaaatccaaattcaaataaccaacCATTCAAAGCAAAGACACGGGCCGCCAATTGAATTCAGACCCAAACGTCAATGAGTTAGTTGATCACACTTAT from Impatiens glandulifera chromosome 5, dImpGla2.1, whole genome shotgun sequence includes:
- the LOC124940702 gene encoding transcription factor MUTE-like, which encodes MSHIAVERNRRRQMNEHLKVLRSLTPCFYIKRGDQASIIAGVVEFIKELHLVLQSLESKKQRKSISPKPKPKPNSNPSPRLSLVPQLAPAPRDIINPIILFGLVHESNNIGNNVKEFVASCNSPVADVEAKISGSNVILRTFSRRNPGQVVKIISVLEKFSFEILNLNISSMEDTVLYSFVAKIRLDCRLSVEELAFEVQQSFSSDILQLN